One part of the Coturnix japonica isolate 7356 linkage group LGE22C19W28_E50C23, Coturnix japonica 2.1, whole genome shotgun sequence genome encodes these proteins:
- the R3HDM2 gene encoding R3H domain-containing protein 2 isoform X4, which translates to MSNSNTAQESLEIMKESEKKVVEESVSKTKYVSRSPSKEEAEKDGGEEVSVRQEAQRRTSGHGHARKRAKSNSKLKLVRSLAVCEESSSPFVDGLLESQDIIQLHVSCPSDKEEEKSTKDGAEKEEKEKNKDKAPRKMLSRDSSQEYTDSTGIDLHEFLVNTLKKNPRDRMMLLKLEQEILEFISDNNNQFKKFPQMTSYHRMLLHRVAAYFGMDHNVDQTGKAVIINKTSNTRIPEQRFSEHIKDEKNAEFPQRFILKRDDTSMDRDDNQTGQNGYLTDSRGNRDGLNRASGSRQSSTESEIKSLEPRPWSSTDSDGSIRSLRPPVTKASSFSGISVLTRGDSIGSSKGSTASRASRAGLVLGAPEACSQPPSSQPSRGLLPCASQQPQPPPPQQPPPQPQGLPPTAQQQPAMSNHMMSQPVPALQPVQYSPSSCPQVLLPVSPPQQYNMADELSNPFGQISLSRQGSTEAPDPSSAMFQSSLISQHPQQAGFIMATPGQPIPTSNYSASGHTVPTQQVLQPQGYIQPPQQIQVSYYPPGQYPNSSQQYRSLSHPVAYSSQRTQQLPQQAQQPGLQPMMSNQQQTYQGVMGVQQAQSPGLLNSQRNNMGGQMQSVMGVQQTQPPSLLGSQRSNMGSQMQGLMVQYTPLPSYQVPVANESQSVVQQPFQQPVLVPASQSVQGGLQTGGVPIYYSVIPTAQQNGTSPSVGFLQPPGSEQYQMPQSPSPCSPSQMQQQYSGVSPSGPGVVVMQLNVPNGPQPPQNAPVVQWSHCKYYSLEQRGQKPGDLYSPDSSAQASTQLNSPITSPTQSPTPSPVTNLNSVCTGLSPLPVLTQFPRPMGPAQGDGRYSLLGQPLQYNLSICPPPLLHNQPNYSTHQGQSGMKHGNRSKRQALKSASTDLGTSDVVLGRVLEVTDLPEGITRTEADKLFTQLAMAGAKIQWLKETQGRRGDGGGSGDSSGTAENGRHSDLAALYTIVAVFPSPSAAQSASLRLNNSLSRFKLRVAKKNYDLRVLERASSQ; encoded by the exons GACATCATTCAGTTGCATGTTAGCTGCCCCTCTgacaaggaagaggaaaagtCCACGAAAGATGGggctgagaaagaagaaaaagaaaagaataaagacaaGGCACCGAGGAAGATGCTGTCTCGAG ACTCCAGCCAGGAATACACAGACTCCACTGGGATAGATTTGCATGAGTTTTTagtaaatacactgaaaaaaaacccgAG ggaTAGAATGATGCTGCTAAAGTTAGAACAGGAGATTCTGGAGTTTATTAGTGATAACAA cAATCAGTTTAAGAAGTTCCCTCAGATGACCTCATACCACAGGATGCTGCTGCACCGGGTGGCTGCCTACTTTGGCATGGACCATAACGTTGACCAAACTGGGAAAGCAGTCATTATCAACAAGACCAGTAACACACGAAT TCCCGAGCAGAGGTTCTCTGAGCACATCAAAGATGAGAAGAATGCAGAGTTTCCCCAGCGGTTTATCCTAAAACGAGATGATACCAGCATGGACCGAGATGATAATCAG ACTGGCCAGAATGGATATCTCACCGACAGCAG GGGCAACAGGGACGGTTTGAACCGAGCCTCAGGCAGCcgccagagcagcacagagagtGAGATCAAGTCATTGGAGCCTCGGCCGTGGAGCAGCACAGACTCAGACGGCTCCATCCGCAGCCTACGGCCGCCTGTCACCAAAGCCAGCAGCTTCAGTGGGATCTCAGTTCTGACACGGGGCGACAGCATCGggagcagcaaaggcagcaccGCCAGCAGAGCATCCCGAGCAG GCCTGGTTCTCGGTGCCCCCGAAGCGTGCAGCCAACCCCCTTCATCGCAGCCCAGCCGTGGCCTCCTTCCCTGTGCATCCCAGCAGCCTCAACCACCacctccccagcagccccccccGCAGCCCCAAGGCCTtccccccacagcccagcagcagccagccatGAGTAACCACATGATGTCTCAG CCGGTCCCAGCGCTGCAGCCCGTTCAGTATTCTCCAAGCTCCTGCCCCCAAGTCCTCTTGCCAGTCTCTCCACCCCAGCAGTACAACATG GCTGACGAACTCAGCAACCCCTTTGGGCAGATCAGCCTCAGCCGACAGGGCTCGACGGAAGCACCGGATCCTTCCTCAGCGATGTTCCAGTCATCCCTCATCTCCCAGCACCCTCAGCAGGCAGGATTCATCATGGCgacccctgggcagcccattcccaCCTCCAACTACTCAGCCTCAGGGCACACGGTCCCCACgcagcaggtgctgcagccccagggctaCATTCAACCTCCCCAGCAA aTTCAGGTTTCTTACTACCCTCCCGGGCAGTACCCAAACTCCAGCCAGCAATACCGATCTCTCAGTCACCCAGTGGCCTACAGCTCCCAGCGCAcgcagcagctcccccagcaaGCCCAGCAGCCTG GTTTACAGCCAATGATGTCCAACCAGCAGCAAACGTACCAAGGTGTGATGGGAGTGCAGCAGGCACAATCCCCCGGGCTCCTCAACAGCCAGAGGAATAACATGGGGGGCCAAATGCAGAGCGTGATGGGGGTGCAGCAGACGCAGCCCCCGAGCCTCCTCGGCAGCCAGAGGAGCAATATGGGGAGCCAGATGCAAGGCCTGATGGTGCAGTACACTCCACTGCCTTCGTACCAG GTTCCAGTGGCCAATGAGTCCCAGAGCGTGGTCCAGCAGCCCTTCCAGCAGCCAGTGCTCGTGCCAGCCAGCCAGTCTGTCCAGGGGGGGCTTCAGACTGGGGGTGTACCCATCTACTACAGCGTCATCCCAACTGCCCAGCAGAATGGCACCAG CCCTTCGGTTGGGTTCCTGCAGCCACCCGGCTCTGAGCAGTACCAGATGCCACAATCTCCCTCGCCCTGCAGCCCGTCGCAGATGCAGCAGCAGTATTCAG GGGTGTCCCCATCAGGTCCCGGTGTGGTTGTGATGCAGCTGAATGTACCCAATggcccccaacccccccagaACGCCCCTGTGGTGCAATGGAGCCACTGTAAGTACTACAGCCTGGAGCAGCGGGGGCAGAAGCCAGGAGACCTGTACAGCCCAGACAGCAGCGCTCAG GCCAGCACccagctgaacagccccatCACATCCCCCACCCAGTCCCCAACGCCGTCTCCCGTCACCAACCTGAACAGCGTCTGCACGGGGCTGAGCCCCCTCCCCGTCCTCACACAGTTCCCCCGGCCCATGGGCCCAGCACAAG GTGACGGGCGTTACTCGCTGCTGGGCCAACCGCTGCAGTACAACCTGTCCATCTGCCCCCCACCTCTGCTCCACAACCAGCCCAACTACAGCACACACCAG GGACAAAGTGGGATGAAACACGGGAACCGAAGCAAGAGACAGGCCCTGAAGTCAGCGTCCACCGACCTGGGGACGAGCGATGTAG TGCTGGGCCGGGTGTTGGAGGTGACGGACCTCCCCGAGGGCATCACCCGGACGGAGGCAGACAAGCTGTTCACTCAGCTGGCCATGGCCGGAGCCAAGATCCAATGGCTCAAAGAGACTCAGGGGCGACGTGGGGACGGAGGCGGCTCCGGGGACAGCAGCGGGACTGCAGAGAACGGCCGGCACTCGGACCTCGCTGCCTTATACACCATCGTGGCCGTGTTCCCCAGCCCGTCTGCGGCACAGAGCGCTTCCCTCCGCCTCAACAACTCCCTGAGCCGCTTCAAACTGCGCGTGGCCAAAAAGAACTACGACCTGAGGGTGCTGGAGAGAGCCAGCTCCCAATAG
- the R3HDM2 gene encoding R3H domain-containing protein 2 isoform X2 — translation MSNSNTAQESLEIMKESEKKVVEESVSKTKYVSRSPSKEEAEKDGGEEVSVRQEAQRRTSGHGHARKRAKSNSKLKLVRSLAVCEESSSPFVDGLLESQDIIQLHVSCPSDKEEEKSTKDGAEKEEKEKNKDKAPRKMLSRDSSQEYTDSTGIDLHEFLVNTLKKNPRDRMMLLKLEQEILEFISDNNNQFKKFPQMTSYHRMLLHRVAAYFGMDHNVDQTGKAVIINKTSNTRIPEQRFSEHIKDEKNAEFPQRFILKRDDTSMDRDDNQDGRRSKSIEEREEEYQRARERIFARETGQNGYLTDSRGNRDGLNRASGSRQSSTESEIKSLEPRPWSSTDSDGSIRSLRPPVTKASSFSGISVLTRGDSIGSSKGSTASRASRAGLVLGAPEACSQPPSSQPSRGLLPCASQQPQPPPPQQPPPQPQGLPPTAQQQPAMSNHMMSQPVPALQPVQYSPSSCPQVLLPVSPPQQYNMADELSNPFGQISLSRQGSTEAPDPSSAMFQSSLISQHPQQAGFIMATPGQPIPTSNYSASGHTVPTQQVLQPQGYIQPPQQIQVSYYPPGQYPNSSQQYRSLSHPVAYSSQRTQQLPQQAQQPGLQPMMSNQQQTYQGVMGVQQAQSPGLLNSQRNNMGGQMQSVMGVQQTQPPSLLGSQRSNMGSQMQGLMVQYTPLPSYQVPVANESQSVVQQPFQQPVLVPASQSVQGGLQTGGVPIYYSVIPTAQQNGTSPSVGFLQPPGSEQYQMPQSPSPCSPSQMQQQYSGVSPSGPGVVVMQLNVPNGPQPPQNAPVVQWSHCKYYSLEQRGQKPGDLYSPDSSAQASTQLNSPITSPTQSPTPSPVTNLNSVCTGLSPLPVLTQFPRPMGPAQGDGRYSLLGQPLQYNLSICPPPLLHNQPNYSTHQGQSGMKHGNRSKRQALKSASTDLGTSDVVLGRVLEVTDLPEGITRTEADKLFTQLAMAGAKIQWLKETQGRRGDGGGSGDSSGTAENGRHSDLAALYTIVAVFPSPSAAQSASLRLNNSLSRFKLRVAKKNYDLRVLERASSQ, via the exons GACATCATTCAGTTGCATGTTAGCTGCCCCTCTgacaaggaagaggaaaagtCCACGAAAGATGGggctgagaaagaagaaaaagaaaagaataaagacaaGGCACCGAGGAAGATGCTGTCTCGAG ACTCCAGCCAGGAATACACAGACTCCACTGGGATAGATTTGCATGAGTTTTTagtaaatacactgaaaaaaaacccgAG ggaTAGAATGATGCTGCTAAAGTTAGAACAGGAGATTCTGGAGTTTATTAGTGATAACAA cAATCAGTTTAAGAAGTTCCCTCAGATGACCTCATACCACAGGATGCTGCTGCACCGGGTGGCTGCCTACTTTGGCATGGACCATAACGTTGACCAAACTGGGAAAGCAGTCATTATCAACAAGACCAGTAACACACGAAT TCCCGAGCAGAGGTTCTCTGAGCACATCAAAGATGAGAAGAATGCAGAGTTTCCCCAGCGGTTTATCCTAAAACGAGATGATACCAGCATGGACCGAGATGATAATCAG GATGGGAGGAGGAGCAAATCTATAGAAGAGCGAGAGGAGGAATACCAGCGGGCCAGGGAGCGGATATTTGCACGAGAG ACTGGCCAGAATGGATATCTCACCGACAGCAG GGGCAACAGGGACGGTTTGAACCGAGCCTCAGGCAGCcgccagagcagcacagagagtGAGATCAAGTCATTGGAGCCTCGGCCGTGGAGCAGCACAGACTCAGACGGCTCCATCCGCAGCCTACGGCCGCCTGTCACCAAAGCCAGCAGCTTCAGTGGGATCTCAGTTCTGACACGGGGCGACAGCATCGggagcagcaaaggcagcaccGCCAGCAGAGCATCCCGAGCAG GCCTGGTTCTCGGTGCCCCCGAAGCGTGCAGCCAACCCCCTTCATCGCAGCCCAGCCGTGGCCTCCTTCCCTGTGCATCCCAGCAGCCTCAACCACCacctccccagcagccccccccGCAGCCCCAAGGCCTtccccccacagcccagcagcagccagccatGAGTAACCACATGATGTCTCAG CCGGTCCCAGCGCTGCAGCCCGTTCAGTATTCTCCAAGCTCCTGCCCCCAAGTCCTCTTGCCAGTCTCTCCACCCCAGCAGTACAACATG GCTGACGAACTCAGCAACCCCTTTGGGCAGATCAGCCTCAGCCGACAGGGCTCGACGGAAGCACCGGATCCTTCCTCAGCGATGTTCCAGTCATCCCTCATCTCCCAGCACCCTCAGCAGGCAGGATTCATCATGGCgacccctgggcagcccattcccaCCTCCAACTACTCAGCCTCAGGGCACACGGTCCCCACgcagcaggtgctgcagccccagggctaCATTCAACCTCCCCAGCAA aTTCAGGTTTCTTACTACCCTCCCGGGCAGTACCCAAACTCCAGCCAGCAATACCGATCTCTCAGTCACCCAGTGGCCTACAGCTCCCAGCGCAcgcagcagctcccccagcaaGCCCAGCAGCCTG GTTTACAGCCAATGATGTCCAACCAGCAGCAAACGTACCAAGGTGTGATGGGAGTGCAGCAGGCACAATCCCCCGGGCTCCTCAACAGCCAGAGGAATAACATGGGGGGCCAAATGCAGAGCGTGATGGGGGTGCAGCAGACGCAGCCCCCGAGCCTCCTCGGCAGCCAGAGGAGCAATATGGGGAGCCAGATGCAAGGCCTGATGGTGCAGTACACTCCACTGCCTTCGTACCAG GTTCCAGTGGCCAATGAGTCCCAGAGCGTGGTCCAGCAGCCCTTCCAGCAGCCAGTGCTCGTGCCAGCCAGCCAGTCTGTCCAGGGGGGGCTTCAGACTGGGGGTGTACCCATCTACTACAGCGTCATCCCAACTGCCCAGCAGAATGGCACCAG CCCTTCGGTTGGGTTCCTGCAGCCACCCGGCTCTGAGCAGTACCAGATGCCACAATCTCCCTCGCCCTGCAGCCCGTCGCAGATGCAGCAGCAGTATTCAG GGGTGTCCCCATCAGGTCCCGGTGTGGTTGTGATGCAGCTGAATGTACCCAATggcccccaacccccccagaACGCCCCTGTGGTGCAATGGAGCCACTGTAAGTACTACAGCCTGGAGCAGCGGGGGCAGAAGCCAGGAGACCTGTACAGCCCAGACAGCAGCGCTCAG GCCAGCACccagctgaacagccccatCACATCCCCCACCCAGTCCCCAACGCCGTCTCCCGTCACCAACCTGAACAGCGTCTGCACGGGGCTGAGCCCCCTCCCCGTCCTCACACAGTTCCCCCGGCCCATGGGCCCAGCACAAG GTGACGGGCGTTACTCGCTGCTGGGCCAACCGCTGCAGTACAACCTGTCCATCTGCCCCCCACCTCTGCTCCACAACCAGCCCAACTACAGCACACACCAG GGACAAAGTGGGATGAAACACGGGAACCGAAGCAAGAGACAGGCCCTGAAGTCAGCGTCCACCGACCTGGGGACGAGCGATGTAG TGCTGGGCCGGGTGTTGGAGGTGACGGACCTCCCCGAGGGCATCACCCGGACGGAGGCAGACAAGCTGTTCACTCAGCTGGCCATGGCCGGAGCCAAGATCCAATGGCTCAAAGAGACTCAGGGGCGACGTGGGGACGGAGGCGGCTCCGGGGACAGCAGCGGGACTGCAGAGAACGGCCGGCACTCGGACCTCGCTGCCTTATACACCATCGTGGCCGTGTTCCCCAGCCCGTCTGCGGCACAGAGCGCTTCCCTCCGCCTCAACAACTCCCTGAGCCGCTTCAAACTGCGCGTGGCCAAAAAGAACTACGACCTGAGGGTGCTGGAGAGAGCCAGCTCCCAATAG